GCTCTCGTTGAAGATCACCGTGATCTCACCCAACAGCACCGCGTCGTCGAGCTGGCGGGCCGTGGGCGGCGCGTCCTGGCGACGCACCCACTTCGCGTACCCCTGGCGGGACACGCCCAGCTCACGACACATGAACGCCACCGGGAAGTTCGCCTTCTCCGCGTCGATAAACTGAAAGATCAGTTCTGTGTTTCGCTCGCGAAGAAGGCCGTCGCTTTTTTTAGGAGCTCCACGCGCATCTGCAACTCGCGGTTCTCCGCGCGCAGACGACGGATCTCGTCTTTCTCTTTGGACGTCATTGACTCAGAACTATCAGCCCCGGCCTCCCGAGCCGCGGATATCCAGTTCGCCAACGTCGACTCCCCGACACCCAATTCTCGAGCCGCGCCGGCTATCGACTTGTGCTGCTCCAACACGTACGCCACAGCCTTCTCGCGGAACTCCCGAGAGAACGACCTCTTAGACCGTGCCACACCAACCAACCCCTTCCAGAGAGATCATTACCTCTCAGCTC
This region of Acidimicrobiales bacterium genomic DNA includes:
- a CDS encoding transposase, producing MARSKRSFSREFREKAVAYVLEQHKSIAGAARELGVGESTLANWISAAREAGADSSESMTSKEKDEIRRLRAENRELQMRVELLKKATAFFASETQN